A stretch of the Saccharolobus caldissimus genome encodes the following:
- a CDS encoding PaREP1 family protein: protein MRRPSKDLALKFLNEAEEFLSKGDLVQACEKYYKAAEEAIKLLVIENNLKEIINDVESKGRWESENLFKASKLLRSNNPEIPILWKSAWTLHVEGFHELSLNEKEVKKLKEDVKKLVIFAVNS from the coding sequence TTGAGGAGGCCAAGCAAAGATTTAGCATTAAAGTTCTTAAATGAGGCTGAGGAGTTTTTATCTAAGGGTGATCTTGTTCAGGCTTGTGAGAAGTACTATAAGGCTGCTGAGGAGGCTATAAAGCTTCTTGTTATAGAAAATAACCTAAAAGAAATAATAAATGATGTTGAGAGCAAGGGAAGATGGGAAAGCGAAAACTTGTTTAAAGCTTCCAAATTATTACGAAGTAATAATCCTGAAATACCAATTCTATGGAAAAGCGCATGGACTCTTCATGTGGAAGGATTCCATGAGCTTAGTTTAAACGAGAAGGAAGTTAAAAAACTTAAGGAAGATGTTAAGAAACTAGTTATATTTGCCGTTAATAGTTAA
- a CDS encoding IS1 family transposase: MGRKPVFRQDLTCPSCGSHHVVKCGKSWGRQKFLCRDCGKRFLGDASRHHYHKRVKEEALRMYANGMSMRAISRVLNVPLGTVFTWVKRYGGRKYEKLVDLWNKAKEFVKGKVVTKVVDEMWTYLYRNTRAFYKWVFTCYVFTSLGLYLVYSVGDRDENTFSEIKMYLPDEGRWVSDDYNVYFWLKDHTIVSPVNPNEGLHSSLRDRLVRFKRATKAVNRSISMIKYSIALVLWERRLIPEFIP, translated from the coding sequence ATGGGTAGGAAGCCTGTATTTAGGCAAGACTTAACTTGTCCTTCTTGTGGTAGTCATCATGTTGTTAAGTGTGGTAAGTCTTGGGGTAGGCAGAAGTTTTTGTGTAGGGATTGTGGTAAGCGTTTTTTGGGTGATGCTTCTAGGCATCATTATCATAAGAGGGTTAAGGAGGAGGCTTTAAGAATGTATGCTAATGGTATGAGTATGAGGGCTATTTCTAGGGTTCTTAACGTACCTTTGGGTACTGTTTTCACTTGGGTTAAGCGTTATGGTGGGAGGAAGTATGAGAAGCTAGTTGACTTATGGAATAAGGCTAAAGAGTTTGTTAAGGGTAAGGTTGTTACTAAGGTTGTTGATGAGATGTGGACGTACTTGTACAGAAACACTAGGGCTTTCTACAAGTGGGTCTTCACTTGTTACGTTTTCACGAGTCTTGGACTCTACCTAGTTTACTCTGTTGGTGATAGGGATGAGAATACTTTCAGTGAGATTAAAATGTACTTACCGGATGAGGGTAGGTGGGTGAGTGATGATTACAACGTTTACTTTTGGTTAAAGGATCACACGATTGTCTCACCCGTTAACCCCAACGAGGGGCTACATTCCTCACTAAGGGATAGGCTTGTACGCTTTAAGAGGGCAACAAAGGCAGTGAATAGGAGCATAAGCATGATAAAGTACTCCATAGCACTAGTCTTATGGGAGAGAAGACTAATCCCAGAATTTATACCCTAA
- a CDS encoding 7-cyano-7-deazaguanine synthase, producing the protein MKINKAKKLLEIDIMKFLLLFSSGLDSSSVAYYYAKKGLDFDCLFINYGQSSARMQLKYGKIICEKLKRRLIIINAKNLGEAFVNNNWLRPHEPIIHRNLVIVPIAIAYAKQNGYKRVIMATIKEDCEYEPNRRDIMEKLKELGEILGVRFETPFVNFPKYLLLKIGIKSGLDPSLTYSCLLGHKYHCGKCSQCLKRIEAFKQAKIRDPTIYK; encoded by the coding sequence ATGAAGATAAATAAGGCTAAGAAATTACTGGAAATAGATATTATGAAATTTTTATTACTTTTCTCATCTGGTTTGGACTCATCTTCAGTTGCATATTATTATGCTAAAAAAGGTCTGGATTTCGACTGTCTTTTCATAAATTACGGACAATCCTCAGCTAGGATGCAGCTGAAATATGGTAAAATTATATGTGAGAAGTTAAAAAGAAGGCTGATAATTATTAATGCTAAAAATCTTGGTGAGGCTTTTGTAAATAATAATTGGTTAAGACCACATGAACCCATAATTCATAGGAATTTAGTAATAGTTCCCATAGCTATTGCTTACGCTAAGCAAAATGGTTACAAAAGAGTTATCATGGCTACGATAAAGGAGGACTGTGAATACGAGCCCAATAGAAGGGATATAATGGAAAAGCTTAAGGAATTAGGTGAGATATTAGGTGTTAGATTTGAAACTCCTTTTGTTAATTTTCCTAAATATCTACTTCTAAAAATAGGTATAAAAAGCGGATTAGATCCATCCCTTACTTATTCGTGCTTGTTAGGTCATAAATATCACTGTGGTAAATGTAGTCAATGCTTAAAGAGAATTGAGGCTTTTAAACAAGCTAAAATAAGGGATCCAACAATATATAAATGA
- a CDS encoding Rieske (2Fe-2S) protein → MISFTQINGYPIIIYEKDGKKYYWLAGCPHKKRPLNEGKIFDDKIMCPFHKAVFSLITGELIKEPESKTPCINCRLIKADIIGDKIVFEEEPFIPQLPSK, encoded by the coding sequence ATGATAAGTTTCACACAAATTAACGGATACCCGATAATAATTTATGAAAAGGACGGTAAGAAATATTATTGGTTAGCTGGATGTCCTCATAAGAAAAGACCTTTAAATGAAGGAAAGATATTTGACGATAAGATAATGTGCCCCTTCCATAAGGCTGTATTTAGCCTGATTACTGGAGAATTAATTAAAGAACCAGAATCTAAAACTCCCTGTATTAATTGCAGATTAATAAAGGCAGATATAATAGGAGATAAAATAGTTTTTGAAGAAGAACCATTCATACCACAATTACCATCAAAATAA
- a CDS encoding amidase, protein MEIKLPTLEELRQISKQFNLDLEDEELKSFLSLISLQLESYKRLDILPDNIPRPKYPRHIGRPPTVEENPYGALAWITSIKGKDEGKLKNKRICIKDNVMVAGVPMLNGSRILEGFIPDMDATVVARILDEGGEIVAKTTCEDLCFSGGSHTSFPLPVLNPRNTEYMAGGSSSGSAVAVASGYCDMAIGGDQGGSIRIPSSWVGIYGLKPTYGLVPYTGAFSIEPTLDHLGPMANSVKDVAVLLEVIAGRDDLDPRQPESLPYPPVKPYSKLVEGEVKGMKVGIVKEGFGWPNSENDVDELVYASAKKFEELGVKVEETSIPLHRMGLDIWTPIAVEGATATMILGSGLGWGRKGLFETSIAEFFGNSLRTRARDLPNTVKGVLLIGYFMITRYNNKYYAKARNLSLILKKAYDNALSKYDALIMPTTPMKAMKYKSNPSFEEYFMMALGMINNTAPFDVTGHPAINVPVGYSHGLPVGMMIIGRHFEDDVVLKLAYAFEHLSK, encoded by the coding sequence ATGGAAATAAAACTTCCTACATTAGAGGAATTAAGACAAATTTCTAAACAATTTAATTTAGATCTTGAAGATGAAGAATTAAAATCCTTCTTATCATTAATTTCACTTCAGCTTGAATCATATAAAAGATTAGATATATTACCAGATAATATTCCAAGGCCAAAATATCCTAGGCATATAGGAAGACCACCTACTGTCGAGGAAAACCCTTATGGAGCCTTAGCGTGGATTACTTCAATTAAAGGTAAGGATGAAGGAAAATTGAAGAATAAGAGAATTTGTATTAAAGATAATGTAATGGTAGCTGGAGTTCCTATGCTTAATGGTTCGCGAATATTAGAGGGTTTTATTCCAGATATGGATGCTACAGTAGTAGCTAGAATTCTCGATGAGGGCGGAGAAATTGTGGCAAAGACTACTTGTGAAGATCTTTGCTTCTCTGGTGGTAGTCATACTTCTTTTCCTTTACCAGTCTTAAATCCAAGGAATACTGAATACATGGCCGGAGGGTCCTCAAGTGGTAGTGCAGTAGCAGTTGCTTCTGGATACTGCGATATGGCAATTGGTGGAGATCAAGGTGGTTCTATAAGGATTCCTAGTTCATGGGTAGGAATATATGGCTTAAAGCCTACGTATGGGTTAGTTCCTTATACTGGGGCTTTTTCCATAGAACCTACATTAGATCATTTGGGTCCAATGGCAAATAGTGTAAAAGATGTTGCGGTATTGTTAGAAGTAATAGCTGGAAGAGACGACTTAGATCCAAGACAACCTGAAAGTTTGCCTTATCCTCCTGTTAAACCATATTCTAAACTTGTAGAAGGAGAAGTAAAAGGAATGAAAGTAGGTATAGTTAAGGAGGGATTTGGATGGCCTAACTCGGAAAATGATGTAGATGAATTAGTTTATGCTTCAGCTAAAAAGTTCGAAGAGTTAGGTGTAAAAGTTGAGGAGACTTCAATACCATTACATAGAATGGGTCTCGATATATGGACTCCTATTGCAGTTGAGGGAGCTACTGCTACTATGATACTTGGAAGTGGATTAGGTTGGGGACGTAAGGGTTTATTTGAAACTTCTATAGCTGAGTTCTTTGGTAACTCATTAAGAACAAGAGCTAGAGATCTTCCTAATACAGTAAAGGGCGTGCTATTAATAGGGTATTTCATGATAACTAGGTATAATAATAAGTACTACGCTAAGGCTAGAAATCTTTCCTTAATTTTAAAGAAAGCTTATGATAATGCTTTAAGTAAATATGATGCCTTAATAATGCCTACTACTCCTATGAAAGCAATGAAATATAAGTCTAATCCCTCATTTGAGGAGTACTTTATGATGGCTTTAGGAATGATAAACAATACTGCTCCATTTGACGTAACTGGGCATCCTGCAATTAACGTACCAGTGGGTTACTCACATGGTTTGCCAGTAGGTATGATGATTATAGGGAGACATTTTGAAGATGATGTTGTGTTGAAGTTAGCGTACGCTTTTGAACATTTAAGTAAATAA
- a CDS encoding MBL fold metallo-hydrolase, which translates to MVWKVLLPGVPLYTNLGFLGFCNISLIQSDGKNLIYDPGHFGNKEALLNSLKSIGLSVSDIDGVIVSHLHYDHSLNSLIFPKAKVYVSQREVEYALSETSDPYIVNYLPTLLKDKLVKVKDGDEIYGLKFILLPGHTAGTMGTLYGDVLFVGDAIKYISDAKRRKTSFAYYNIDEANESINKALSIGKVIVPGHDIPFRIDENTITPLVEYKNELIIYLKNNINIITKMEY; encoded by the coding sequence ATGGTTTGGAAAGTTCTTTTACCTGGAGTCCCCCTTTATACTAATTTAGGTTTTTTAGGGTTTTGCAACATCTCTCTCATACAAAGTGATGGTAAGAACTTAATCTATGATCCAGGCCATTTTGGCAATAAGGAGGCTTTATTGAACTCATTAAAAAGTATTGGTCTTTCAGTTTCGGACATTGATGGAGTTATTGTCTCTCATTTGCATTATGATCATTCATTAAATTCCTTGATATTTCCTAAAGCAAAAGTATATGTGTCTCAAAGAGAAGTTGAATATGCTTTAAGTGAGACTTCTGATCCATATATAGTAAATTATTTACCTACCCTTCTTAAGGATAAATTAGTTAAAGTAAAGGATGGAGACGAAATATATGGTCTGAAGTTTATTTTATTGCCTGGGCATACTGCAGGTACTATGGGAACTTTATACGGAGATGTGCTATTCGTAGGCGATGCAATAAAATATATAAGCGATGCTAAGAGGAGAAAGACCTCCTTTGCATATTATAATATTGATGAAGCTAATGAAAGTATAAATAAGGCTTTATCTATAGGTAAGGTAATTGTACCAGGACATGACATACCTTTTAGGATAGATGAAAATACAATTACTCCACTAGTAGAATATAAGAACGAGTTAATAATATATTTAAAAAATAATATTAATATAATCACGAAAATGGAGTATTAG
- a CDS encoding MFS transporter, with amino-acid sequence MVSMKNKVIIASSFGMALEWYDFFTYSYVATIIAPLFFPSINPIASLLAVYVTFFIGFLGRPLGGIIFGYLGDKLGRRYSLIFTILLTGFSVFFIGLLPTYYQIGILAPILLALLRFLDGVALGGEWGGAFSLTSEYVNPNRRGLYSGILQSTVSIASLLVTGLILLITILIGVKGFDVIGWRIIFMSGLLIAIIGLIIRLRIEDSPVFRKLQGEGKISKNPLSEAIKNYWKPLLTGLLIVGIINGAWYYTNFAYSISYATTIAKKFHYPYVTLQTVDFAVFIASIIGIFASIMFGYLSDLIGRRKQIIINSVFALLLAFPYYYLLLQGNFLSIASSIIIGAILIYYFAGAITPIFLVELFPPQVRYTGISMAYQIGVGFIGGLTPFILTYLVYVTHNIFSPVLFTIITGLVVLGLSLGAIKETKGNIYEGEDILKTSK; translated from the coding sequence ATGGTTTCGATGAAGAATAAGGTAATAATTGCATCTAGCTTTGGAATGGCCCTAGAATGGTATGATTTCTTTACCTATAGTTATGTAGCAACTATAATAGCACCTCTATTTTTCCCTTCAATTAATCCTATTGCCTCATTACTTGCTGTATATGTAACTTTCTTTATAGGTTTTTTAGGTAGGCCTTTGGGAGGAATTATTTTCGGTTACTTAGGAGATAAATTAGGAAGGAGATATAGTTTAATATTTACAATCTTGCTTACGGGCTTTAGCGTATTTTTCATAGGACTACTACCTACTTATTATCAAATAGGTATATTAGCCCCAATATTGCTGGCATTGCTTAGATTTCTCGATGGAGTTGCATTAGGTGGTGAGTGGGGAGGCGCGTTTTCCTTAACTTCAGAATATGTTAATCCTAATAGAAGGGGTTTATATTCCGGCATACTTCAATCTACGGTCTCTATAGCAAGTCTTTTAGTTACTGGTCTAATCCTTTTAATTACGATATTAATTGGCGTTAAAGGTTTTGACGTAATAGGATGGAGAATTATCTTTATGTCTGGTTTGTTAATTGCTATAATAGGTCTAATAATAAGATTAAGGATAGAAGACTCGCCAGTTTTTAGAAAACTTCAAGGAGAAGGTAAAATATCTAAGAATCCTTTATCAGAGGCCATCAAAAACTATTGGAAGCCGTTACTAACTGGTTTACTAATAGTGGGAATAATTAATGGTGCATGGTACTATACTAATTTCGCCTATTCAATATCTTATGCTACTACTATTGCTAAAAAATTTCATTACCCCTATGTTACATTACAGACAGTTGATTTTGCAGTATTTATTGCGTCAATAATAGGAATTTTCGCTTCAATAATGTTCGGTTATTTATCTGATTTGATAGGTAGGAGAAAACAAATAATAATTAACTCAGTATTCGCATTACTACTCGCGTTCCCTTATTATTATCTACTCTTACAAGGCAATTTCCTATCAATAGCTTCTTCCATAATTATAGGGGCAATATTAATATATTATTTTGCAGGTGCAATTACGCCTATATTCCTAGTTGAATTGTTTCCTCCTCAAGTTAGATATACTGGAATTTCAATGGCATATCAAATAGGAGTTGGATTTATAGGGGGTTTAACTCCGTTTATCTTAACCTATCTAGTATATGTTACGCATAATATATTTTCACCAGTTTTATTTACTATTATAACTGGTTTAGTAGTTTTAGGGCTAAGCTTAGGAGCAATAAAGGAGACAAAAGGTAATATATATGAAGGAGAAGATATTTTAAAAACATCTAAGTAG
- a CDS encoding maleate cis-trans isomerase family protein has product MNFKNWLKMGIIIPSSNTTVELEFTKVLSNKEDVFISCHFSRIKLDNVTVDDLTKMEKETERAASELSSIIPDIIIYACTTGSFFKNYMQYKELEEKIYNITKTPVVVTSGAVISALRKMKMRDIVLVTPYINELNKKEVEFLAFHDINVVKVYGMNIIKNTEIGKVSPDVLYEFITSRLKEIKSNFDGIFISCTNLRTFDIIKKLEEKIGKPVISSNSATLWGALNKLNIRISNIGLGMLFNT; this is encoded by the coding sequence ATGAACTTTAAAAATTGGCTTAAAATGGGAATTATTATACCATCCTCTAACACTACAGTAGAACTAGAGTTCACGAAAGTCTTAAGCAATAAGGAGGATGTGTTCATTAGCTGTCATTTTTCTAGAATTAAATTAGATAATGTTACTGTTGATGATCTAACTAAAATGGAAAAAGAAACGGAAAGGGCTGCGTCCGAATTATCGTCCATAATTCCAGATATTATCATATATGCGTGTACTACGGGAAGTTTCTTTAAAAATTATATGCAATATAAAGAATTAGAAGAGAAAATATACAATATTACTAAAACTCCTGTCGTAGTAACTTCTGGCGCTGTTATATCTGCCCTTCGCAAAATGAAAATGAGAGATATAGTTCTAGTAACGCCATACATTAATGAGCTAAATAAGAAGGAAGTGGAATTTTTAGCATTTCATGATATTAATGTCGTTAAGGTGTATGGAATGAATATAATAAAAAATACTGAAATAGGTAAAGTTTCACCAGATGTATTATACGAATTTATTACAAGTCGCTTAAAAGAAATTAAGTCAAATTTTGATGGAATATTTATATCTTGTACTAATTTAAGAACTTTTGATATAATTAAAAAGTTAGAAGAGAAAATTGGGAAACCAGTAATTAGTAGTAACAGTGCAACATTATGGGGAGCATTAAATAAGTTAAATATTAGAATATCTAACATAGGTTTAGGAATGCTTTTTAACACATAA
- a CDS encoding hydantoinase/oxoprolinase family protein, whose protein sequence is MKCKVAIDIGGTFTDFIILSEVGEVSTIKVLTNPRNPGEVIQNVIKGLDCEVEEVVHATTLATNALLGQENLNIPRTALLTTKGFRDIIEIGRQNRPRLYDLYFEKPKQIVPRELRIEIDERINADGEILKEVNEREVEEKVSKIKAEAVAVSYLHSYINPHNELKTKEVLKKYFKYISISSEVAPEPREYERTSTTVINAALMPIVSSYLENIQSSLPTDKFYIMSSSGGLVDINEALSKPVQLIESGPAAGVIASASFLPEENLISFDMGGTTAKAGVVINGKFEITSEYEVGGEVHHGRVVKGSGYPIRFPFVDLAEVSAGGGTIIWRDEANALRVGPISAGADPGPICYNKGGDKPTITDANLVLGRLGEKLLGGGMKLYKEKALEGLSRLGDPYEVSKVALDLANLEMARAIRLVTVERGLDPSNFSLIAFGGAGPQHALYLADEIGIKRVIIPPYPGLFSALGLLLADWRFEARKSYPKDLERDFKELENKLIERLKKVDYFIRYADVRYKGQGWELTIQVPENVSEIRKVFEDKHLATYGFVMSDREIEIVTIRVFAIRRRVMPKISPTFGNESKPKEIRKVLIEDDWVNTEVYVREKLPKGFEIRGPAIIEEYSSTIVVKPSWKALVDDSIIMVRE, encoded by the coding sequence GTGAAGTGTAAGGTTGCAATAGACATTGGAGGAACTTTTACTGACTTCATAATACTCTCCGAGGTAGGTGAAGTTAGTACGATAAAAGTTTTAACTAATCCCAGAAATCCTGGTGAAGTAATACAAAATGTAATAAAAGGCTTAGACTGCGAGGTAGAGGAAGTAGTGCATGCTACGACATTAGCTACAAACGCTTTATTAGGGCAGGAGAATCTCAACATTCCCAGAACTGCTCTTCTTACTACTAAAGGTTTTAGAGATATAATAGAAATAGGGAGACAAAATAGGCCTAGATTGTATGATCTGTATTTCGAAAAACCTAAACAAATAGTCCCCAGAGAGTTAAGAATAGAGATAGATGAGAGAATTAATGCAGATGGTGAAATTTTAAAAGAGGTAAATGAGAGAGAGGTAGAGGAAAAGGTAAGCAAGATAAAAGCCGAAGCCGTAGCAGTGAGTTATTTACACTCTTATATTAATCCACATAATGAATTAAAGACTAAAGAGGTCTTAAAGAAATATTTTAAGTATATCTCAATATCCTCAGAAGTAGCCCCAGAACCACGAGAGTACGAAAGAACTTCTACCACGGTAATTAATGCAGCTTTAATGCCAATAGTCTCCTCTTATCTTGAAAATATCCAGTCTTCTTTACCAACTGATAAATTTTATATAATGTCAAGCTCTGGAGGGCTAGTAGATATTAACGAGGCTTTAAGCAAGCCAGTCCAATTAATAGAATCTGGTCCTGCAGCGGGAGTGATAGCGTCAGCCAGTTTCCTTCCCGAGGAAAACTTAATAAGTTTTGATATGGGAGGGACTACAGCAAAAGCGGGAGTCGTAATAAACGGCAAATTCGAGATAACTTCTGAGTATGAAGTAGGAGGGGAGGTTCATCACGGTAGAGTAGTTAAGGGTAGCGGGTACCCGATAAGGTTTCCCTTTGTGGACTTAGCAGAAGTTTCAGCTGGAGGAGGTACGATTATATGGAGAGACGAGGCTAATGCTTTAAGGGTGGGACCGATAAGTGCTGGTGCAGATCCTGGACCAATATGTTATAACAAAGGGGGAGATAAACCAACGATAACTGATGCTAATTTAGTCTTAGGTAGACTTGGAGAGAAATTATTAGGAGGAGGCATGAAACTTTATAAAGAGAAGGCTTTAGAGGGCTTATCTAGACTAGGTGATCCATATGAGGTAAGTAAAGTCGCGTTAGATTTAGCCAATTTAGAAATGGCTAGGGCTATAAGGTTAGTTACTGTTGAGAGGGGCTTAGATCCGTCAAATTTCTCTCTTATAGCTTTTGGAGGGGCTGGTCCTCAACACGCGCTATATTTAGCCGATGAGATAGGTATAAAAAGGGTAATAATTCCACCTTATCCTGGGCTGTTTAGTGCCTTAGGACTTTTACTTGCTGACTGGCGTTTTGAGGCTAGGAAGTCTTACCCTAAAGACTTAGAGAGGGACTTCAAGGAGTTAGAAAATAAATTAATTGAAAGGCTCAAAAAAGTTGATTACTTCATTAGGTATGCTGATGTTAGATATAAGGGGCAGGGATGGGAACTGACAATTCAGGTTCCAGAAAACGTTAGTGAAATTAGAAAGGTGTTCGAGGATAAACATTTAGCTACTTATGGTTTCGTTATGAGTGATAGGGAAATAGAGATAGTTACTATAAGGGTGTTCGCAATTAGAAGGAGAGTTATGCCAAAAATATCACCTACATTTGGGAACGAAAGCAAACCTAAGGAAATTAGAAAGGTTTTAATAGAGGATGATTGGGTTAACACAGAGGTCTATGTTAGGGAGAAGTTGCCTAAGGGATTTGAAATAAGGGGTCCGGCAATTATTGAGGAGTATAGTTCTACTATCGTGGTTAAGCCAAGTTGGAAGGCTTTAGTAGATGATTCAATTATAATGGTGAGAGAATGA
- a CDS encoding hydantoinase B/oxoprolinase family protein, translating to MTSWEIIHKASEFIAEEMGVMLKRSAMSPNIRERMDHSCAILDAEGNIIAQAEHIPVHLGSFSVGVKNTLKIVNLEEGDMVILNDPYISGTHLNDVMLLAPIYYNGKLIGYVVNKAHHVDVGGPSPGSLNPYATTIYEEGLVIPPVKIIKKGKLNEEIVEIIKENFKVPEVSLGDLNAQISANLNGVLRVKQLIDKYGLDRVLSSWAKSIEYGRSLALSEISKWNKGSFEDEDYLELDTLKRIRVKIIISDKGIIADFNGTDNQVEAPFNAVYGVTFSAVSFVVRSLIGKDIPTNEGFYSVIKVIAPEGTIVNPLKPAAVGGGNVETSQRIADVTFKAFSHSIPVPAAGSGTMMNVMMGGIYKGKYWAYYETIGGGTGGRPNKDGVSGVHVNMTNTLNTPIEIAERHYPILFTAYRIREGSGGKGMYRGGDGIIRAFKVLEKTKLSIMAERFKVPPWGLKGGDNGKPGRVTIIRKGNVIEEMPSKFSTILNPGDEVIIETPGGGGYGSEK from the coding sequence ATGACGAGTTGGGAAATAATTCATAAGGCTTCTGAATTTATTGCAGAAGAAATGGGAGTTATGTTAAAGAGGTCTGCGATGTCACCTAATATTAGGGAGAGGATGGACCACAGTTGTGCCATTTTAGACGCTGAGGGAAATATCATAGCTCAGGCTGAACATATACCCGTTCATCTAGGTTCCTTCAGTGTAGGAGTTAAGAATACTCTGAAAATCGTTAATTTAGAAGAGGGTGATATGGTTATATTAAACGACCCTTATATTTCTGGTACTCACTTAAATGACGTAATGTTACTAGCCCCTATTTATTATAACGGTAAACTCATAGGATACGTTGTTAATAAAGCTCATCATGTAGACGTAGGAGGACCTTCTCCAGGGAGTTTAAACCCTTATGCCACTACAATATATGAGGAGGGGCTTGTAATACCTCCAGTAAAGATAATTAAGAAGGGTAAGCTAAACGAGGAGATCGTTGAGATTATTAAGGAGAACTTCAAGGTTCCAGAAGTATCCCTAGGCGATTTAAATGCTCAAATCTCAGCTAACTTAAACGGCGTATTGAGAGTAAAGCAGTTAATAGATAAATACGGCTTAGATAGAGTTTTATCTTCTTGGGCAAAATCAATTGAATACGGAAGATCCTTAGCTCTTTCTGAAATTTCTAAGTGGAATAAGGGTTCATTTGAGGATGAGGATTACTTAGAATTGGATACTTTAAAGAGAATAAGGGTTAAAATAATTATTAGTGATAAGGGAATAATTGCAGACTTTAATGGAACTGATAATCAAGTTGAAGCTCCATTTAACGCAGTATATGGCGTTACTTTTTCTGCAGTGAGTTTTGTGGTCAGGTCTTTAATAGGGAAGGACATTCCTACTAATGAGGGGTTTTATAGCGTAATTAAGGTAATAGCACCAGAGGGTACTATAGTTAATCCATTAAAGCCTGCAGCAGTCGGAGGAGGAAACGTTGAAACTTCACAAAGAATTGCAGATGTAACATTTAAAGCATTTTCACACTCAATTCCAGTACCGGCTGCAGGCTCTGGTACCATGATGAACGTGATGATGGGGGGCATTTATAAGGGAAAATATTGGGCTTACTATGAGACTATAGGGGGAGGTACGGGCGGAAGACCAAATAAGGATGGAGTATCTGGGGTTCATGTAAATATGACAAATACGTTAAATACTCCCATAGAAATAGCTGAAAGGCATTATCCAATACTTTTCACTGCATATAGAATAAGAGAAGGTAGTGGAGGAAAGGGTATGTATAGGGGAGGAGATGGAATAATAAGGGCATTTAAGGTTTTAGAGAAAACTAAGCTCTCAATAATGGCTGAAAGATTTAAGGTTCCACCCTGGGGATTAAAGGGAGGAGACAACGGAAAGCCAGGGAGAGTTACGATTATTAGAAAGGGTAATGTTATAGAGGAAATGCCCAGTAAGTTCTCCACTATTTTAAACCCGGGAGATGAAGTAATAATTGAAACTCCAGGGGGAGGAGGATATGGAAGCGAAAAATAG
- a CDS encoding ParA family protein, whose protein sequence is MKLRVSFLGAKGGIGKTTIALHTAFYLSRKFRVLYIDKDLLSLGSLIMGFNGAGLYKAVMENLGKEEYEYKVRDNFVILKMFSNPLDEKTFNYVLKNKAEQLIKAYVDVVSKNYDVILVDYGLVSSLRDPLFFNEYEMFINNFKEYEMTAIGISDAIIENIYAALDYFNRLMNEISVKPLAFIINMVPQESRERITQIVNELKKRVNIEVFLVPFKDEYVQYKNLDKSTDFEDIFKFIEFKLLRE, encoded by the coding sequence ATGAAACTTAGAGTTAGTTTCTTAGGAGCTAAAGGGGGTATAGGTAAGACCACAATAGCATTACATACTGCCTTTTATCTTTCGAGAAAATTTAGGGTATTATATATAGATAAAGATTTACTATCTTTAGGCTCGTTAATTATGGGCTTTAATGGTGCTGGATTATATAAGGCAGTAATGGAAAATCTGGGAAAGGAAGAATACGAGTACAAAGTAAGGGATAATTTTGTAATTCTGAAGATGTTTAGCAATCCTCTAGATGAAAAAACTTTTAATTACGTCTTAAAGAACAAGGCTGAGCAATTAATAAAAGCATATGTAGATGTTGTATCAAAGAATTACGACGTTATATTAGTTGATTACGGTTTAGTTTCGAGTTTAAGAGACCCACTCTTCTTTAATGAATATGAGATGTTTATCAATAACTTTAAGGAATACGAGATGACAGCTATTGGAATTAGTGATGCTATAATTGAAAATATATATGCAGCATTAGACTACTTTAATAGATTAATGAACGAAATTAGTGTAAAACCCTTAGCGTTCATAATTAATATGGTTCCCCAAGAATCAAGGGAAAGAATAACCCAGATTGTCAATGAATTAAAGAAAAGGGTAAATATCGAAGTGTTCTTAGTTCCCTTTAAAGATGAGTATGTACAATATAAAAACTTAGATAAGTCGACAGATTTTGAAGACATATTCAAGTTTATAGAGTTTAAACTGTTAAGAGAATAA